ACGATGACGAAGATGGACTGTCGTCTAGGGACATCAGAAGTGGACCAAGGATTATTGAGATTACCGAGGAAAACTGTGATAGTTTTCATGAGAATTTGGAGTTCTTCGGGAGGAGAAGGGATCACCACTCGGATAGGTACaaggagaggaagaggagctATGCTACAGAGTCAGCTGTGGAACCAGAAGCTGAGGAAGAGAAGGTTGTTGAGAAGTATGAGGTAAGCAGCGAATCCTGATATTTCAGTCCTGAgttctttgttttgttaataTATGGTTTGTCTTCGGAGTGTGGTTTCTTTTTTGAACGTTAATTTATGTACAGGGAAGATTAGAATTTTCTTAGACAAATCGGAGAATTTTTCTCGGAAACTGGAAAGTGTTAgagtttattattgtattttataagaatGAAACGGAAAGATTAATTAATTGGAGAATTGATTACCTCTGTAGAATATATTTGCATTTATTAGACGCTGCTGTTCAACACTTTGACAATCCGtgtttattaatagtaaaatccATGATCTGCTTTTGTTATTTGccgataaaattttaaaattgcatCTATGGAAGTCAATTTTTATTGCTTGGAAACATTGTACTTGtacttgtattatttttaaattgaagagtatctttaaaaaaattataggtAAAAGATTGTGTCGCTAAATCGAAAAGCCTAAACAAACCAAATAAAAACGTGATTGTCtcaaaaaagataaaaagaaaacgcAGCAGGTTTAAGTAAATACTACTCGCGGTAAATTCACAATATAAGTTTTGGAAACGTTGTCCTATAGGCTGAAGTGGCAAAACTCGAGGACACAAAAGTAACGGAGATACACAGACACGCGAGCTTCACGCCAGCAGAGGTACCCAAAGAATCGCCAAAGCAACAAGAAGAATCCGCCGAGTCAAAGGTGCCGTTCGATTCGAACTGTGACAGTTGCGGAAAGAACCAAGACGAATTCTTACATACACAGACACCTGTTACTCGACCCCAAATCACAGTGAAATCTTTCGATATGCCGAACATCGACTGTGACGATCAGGAAATCGAGAAGGTAGTGGTGAAGCAGGAGGCTGAGGAGTCCGCTTACGACGAGTACGCGTACAACTGCGAAGCTACTTCGACGTTGGAGAAACCGAAGAGGCATTCTGCAGAGAAGTCTCATCCTGGCATTGAAAATGTCGTGGAGAAACTGAAAAAGAACGCTGCTGCAGCTCTGCAAGAGACTGCGCCTATCAGGGTTGAAGAGTTAAAAGAAAAAGCCACAGACAACCTGCAGAGACACTCAGAAGCGGCGCCAAGAAAATTGGAGAACGGCCTGAAGAAACACATCCTGAGGTCCTGCGAGAACGTCCAATTCGACACCCATGAAGTTGCGAAGGAGTCCGAAGTTTCTCCCCCAGAAACAAATAGTCCTGCACACGAAACGCAACCCGATCAGTTCAAGTGTTCATCGCCAACTGAAAACGTGGCCTGCGCATCTCCCGTGAATAGACTCGTTCTGTCCAGAGAGTTCTTCTTGAATGATAACAATAACGACACTAggagtaacaataataatatcaaacaaACTGACAATAATGAACCAGTTGTAAAGAAGGAACAAAACTCCTCGGTCGACGCGTGCAAGGCAGAAGGAGTGAAATGTTTCGATAGCAACGCTCACACGCCGAAGAAGCATCGTAGAGTTACAGAAGACGCGTACGATTTATCAGCAGACAATCAGAACCTCAAATCCAGAGCCAATTCTAAGCAGAGACTCGCCGTTGACATCAGTGGGCTGGAGTTGCTGTCGAACAGCATCGAGCAGTTGGAACATCTGaaaccggacactcagagtgccGCTGTAGCAGACGACATAGAGAAATCGCCGATACGGACGAAGATAATATCACCCCACGGagaaagtaacaataataacaacgttgACAGTCCGTTAGGTTTGTTGTGCGCCCTGGCAGAGCAGAGGTTTATGGAGGAAGTAGGGGTCAAAGTGCCCAGAAAGCTAAACCTCGAGAGCTCCGAAGAGATCTCTCGAGCCGGAAGGCTGTTGTTAAATCTGGGTAGAGGGAGTCATCACGAGATAGAGGAAGAAAAGTCGTCGGACAAAAGGAAGTATGATCAGACAGAGGAGAGCGGCCAGGGCTCCAAGAGATTTAAGAGCGACGTGGAGTCAGAAGACGACGAGTCGAAGAGCAACGCGCTGAAGTATGACGAGAAGAACAAGAAGCAGTGCGAGGAGAGGTTGCAGGATGAAACCATGTTCGAAGAGAAGACTAGGAGCATAGAGTTCTCTGAGAGAAGTGTGCGCGCTGATGAAGAGGGCCTTGAAGAGAAACCTGTTGGCAAGAATGGTCCTTATAAGAACTCGGATTACGAGCAGTTTGACGATCCTTACGAACGATGTCAGACGAACGGTGCTTACTGCCAGAGGGAATCCGTTGAGGACAATCTGTCGGACTCTGACATGGAGTCGTACGGCCACAAAGTTTCTTCGGAAGTAATTGAAGCGGCGGAAGACGCTGAAGAGATGGAGGAAGAGAATATGGATGGGAATAGGAGGCTGTCGACAGGAGACTATCGCGATTGTCATGATTATAGGAATCTGCAGGCAAAAATAGACGCGAAGAAGTTTATTGCGCGCAAGGGTCACATGGACAATGACGCTGACTGGCCGAACATGGATGCCATGGAATTGGATATGAGGGTCAGGCTGGCGGATATTCAGAGACAATACAGGGAGAAACAGAAGGAATTGTCCAAGTTGACGCcaaagaaggaagaaaagaagagtCCTGGCAGACCGCGGAAAAAGAGTCATTCCTCGAGGtaggtgtttttttttttcgttcgggttctttatttttttttttttatctgtgCTTCGTTCTGTTACGGTGATGATATTTGTTTTCGCAGTTTTGTGAAAATGGTGatgataatgaaatgaaataattgatgtatttatttaaaatgtgctttgaatattttcattcgtatcacgaaataataattgaaaaacgtTAAAAAGAATGTTTGTCGCAGAAACATTTAATGTTGTGAAGAATTAGAAACTTCCGAGTTTTGTCCTCACTTTTCTGTTTATTACTTCAAATTTTTTGcttgttttttttataagatataataGTTTGCTAAAATATGATTAATAaggatatttcattaaaaatttcttctgaatttgatattttaccTGGATATGCTTAATTTTTTACTTCTCTTGCTCGCATACCtttcttattaaaattctcTGCTACTTCTCGACAGAATTAAATCAGGACTTGCAGTtcgtaattttaaattaaatcattaTAAACCACTTTTAGTTGAAATTACTGTATGAACTATAATAtcattttactgaaaaataatttttcattagcaTCATAAATAGAACTAAATGATCATATAATGTATCTTAATATTTGATGGGtcatatgtattttataattaaaataattatttcattgtttacatTGTTCTCCACAACCTTTCAAACCGTTCGTCATCTTCTGCAGCCATTCAATTAGCTGCCTCGAGGCACAATGCAGAAAAGAGGAACGCgtttaaatatcaaatgaaacGCGACGGtggtataattaatttattacatacgCTGCACACTGAATTGATTAAAGTCATTAAATACAAAAGGAATCGCGAGTTCGTACTctctcaaacattcaaacagaATCGCAACCaacgatttttttctttcgatGTTCTTAGATTGCAACACATACGTGAcgtttataaacttttattttgcaatagAAATGAGAATATACGatgttcgtttcaaataatatttacagtgCAAAGATATGTCTGAGTctataaatgttttcattacCTACTCTATTTTCATTCTACGTTCATCTTTTCGAAGGAAATGCTTAATAAGAAGTGGGATTAAGAACTTTATGATGATCGTTTCTAGTTCCGATCATGGGCCTCTTGCGTCACCGCCGATGTTGGAACCTATATCTTCGCCACAAAAATCGCCCGCGCATTTGTCGGACGGAGCACCACCGCCATTGACCTCGGCTGTCCTAGCTATGCCGAGATGTAACGTAAACTTGGTGAAACTGGGTGAGCCAAGAAGTCACATTAAACTGTTGGACAGTATACCAAGCATTCCGATCCCCGTCCCGCCAGTCGTCTCACCGATTACTGTTCTACCATCGAGCAAAACATCGCAAGACGACGATGAGAAAAGCACTGGAGGGGTGAGTTGCAACGAGCCATTGCCATTATGCTGCAGTGTGTAGGAATCTAGATACGTGGGATTTGTTTAgatatcaatttcaatcatATACTCGAATCAAGTAGAATTTCTGGGAATAAAAGTTTTGTCGtcgttttttttcaatttttcgataaTATCGAGAAATATTCTGTTTACGATCATTACGGTCGGTtatttttggttttttttttgaaaaatcttaAAGCTTTCTTTGAtgataaattttcgaaataaatgagGAGTGAGTTCGTACGTAACGAGTTATTAGAAATAGAACACCTAAATATCTCTGGTAAAATTCGAGGTTGTATAAGAGTGCTGTTACATAGGTGTAATTGAATCTTTTATTCGACGTTACTTTCAATACTACTTgtaaatttctgatattttgttttaaatggtATCATGTACCTTTAATTTTGAACGTTATTTCTTGTGAATCTCTGTATCTGATTAAACATGTTTCTCAATGAATTtctcataaaataataaatatgtgcaTATTGCCTGCTCGATGCGGGAATATCGTGTTCATCGACAGGAAAGCAGTAATTTAACGCAGTAATGCGCACACGTTatgttttcaatatttgaatgGGTTGTCTAGAGAAAAGGCctctattacaaatttttcgaaaactgtTTTTATGATAACAGgatgaaatttaatgtaaagaacagttctacaaagttttgttttctaattaatattctagACATCAATTATGCATAAAAGAAAAGTGAACATTGATGACTGCATGGAAAAATGACTTGTATTACAGTTGATATACCAAATCTTAATAATTCACCGATTTTGCACAAAAATTGATTGCCTATCAGCGAACAGAAAAACAGGACTTGCTTCAATTTTGTgcttttaaaaagtaataaattactaaattattgtgttattatttttatatttcaatttggaAAAATAGCATATGTTACACCAGCCATCTAAAATTTACAATATCTAACATAGGTCTTTCTAGACACCAGTTCATTTACAATTACTTACAAAAACTGTATATTGTTATCGTTATCGACACATTATCATAGCTTATACATTACCCGCAAACATTATACCTATTATTGCAATCAGGAAAATAACATGATACCCAATAAACAGTGATTCATAAATAACATGTTTACAGTTGGGGTATGATACCTCGTCACCGGCGCCAACCGTGGCGAGTTCGAGTTCCGCCTCGAAAAAACGGAAGGTCGGTCGGCCTAGGAAGCTGATGTGCACGTCTGGAAGTGTGAGACACCTTACGGAGACAATAGTCGCGAAGAAACCTAAAAGCAAGAGTTCGCTAGGATACCTCCTGTCGTCGAAGAACAGACATCTCCAAGCGAAAGTAAGTACACCACTTGCGACAGCTGTTTGCTAACATAGAAAATGCATTTTTAAAcataacaattaacaatttacaattaacaatttttaaacgtaACAATTCGTTTGCAGTACGTGAGTAAAACTGCGTACACTCCTCTGCCCTTTAAGGGCGGAATCTCCACGATGAAATCATCGTCAAAGAATCACAAGTCTGCGAAATTAAAACCGAAGCCCGCGAAACAGACGCCACTGCACAACAAGAATGTGATCAGTTCGATACTCGCGGAGAAGGCGAAATTGAGCCAAGAGCTAAAGCTAGAGAAGCAGAGTAAGATGAAGCCTAAACTGAAGACGGAGGTGAAGGTGAAAACTTGGGAGGATGATGAGCCTAGCAGCGTTTTGGAGAACGTGTTGCCCGAATCTGCCCCAGAGGAACCAATAAAGGTAACGTGACAACTGACGTGTCAGTAATATTGAGGTGCACATCCTGCGTTAATACTACAggggaatataaatattaatcagttaactgcgttcgacgagtatacacgtcatcttaaagcttgaaatgatactgattctttcaagGATGAATTCtcacataaacgtgtaattttcctttgttttgctttggtttgttattaaaatattcgtcaTTCGTCCTgtgtctgacgagtatacattttatttcttcattttcttgaaACTATATTCCatggttaacaggttaactctttgcagtcgAATATCGTCATAATGAcgactttaaatatttttcttttctcatatttaaaattatacattgttcaattttttatagaaagaatttttaaagattGGGAAagttctcgtccgcaaagggtgaaattgatgcaaaagttttgacgttttttttGTAAGACAGATGTAAGACAGATTTTAATAGTTagaaaacatttgttatttctttcgaagaaaaaaatttgtttgtgaATCACGtacaaaaaacgtcaaaatttgTGCACCAACccaatataaatacataaagtgATACACAAATGTAtttcatgaatttatattatatatgtctCTCAGTCGGCAATTGATTTAACGCAGGAAGATTGTAAagtacaatattcaatattaaattttgtatgatgcatcacgatatgaaatattaaaataaaataattccgttCCTCAATTTACGTGCGCTTTCTCGTCAAGTCAGCTTCACAAAATGTCgtttgtatctcattagaagatATTCTGTATTTCCAAAAAGACACTTCTAAGGTACAAAGGCTTAAGACCGctttaaatattgaatgaatAAACCAGTACAATACAATATTCGTCAAATGAAGGGATTGACACTAAAACAACCAGACGCATAAtaacccattcctaatttcttccttttgcaattattaaaaatataacagacgtacctctgagaaatcattaaagcaataaatttagcaatacgcaaactgaattgtaaatcaattcaggtctaaatagatgcactcttggagttcctataaagaaatgtcaaaaaatcaatttaactattCGGCAGTTTTAGCgtcgaataatatatataacacatATCTGTACTTCAGGAACTCCCGGTGGAGACGCCAGAGAGCTTGGACGCCGAGTGCGAGAGAAGCAGGCATGAGaaatcgaagaagaagaaacggaaGTCGAGCTTGTCGTCGCCGTCCAGGCACAAGTCGAGCGACCGCGAAAAGAAGGAATCGAAACGCAGAAAATcggtcgagtgcaaagagtgcAAGGAATGCGCGAAAGCGGCGAAGGCCGAGAAGCCTGAGAAGACCGAGAAGCCCGAGAAGACGGAAGTCGTCAACAAGTGCAAATTAACGTCGGCACACTTGGCCATTGACCAGCTGAGGGTTCTTACTGCGATGGGCGGGCTATTTTATGCGGGGAGACTCAGCGCCGTTCAAGCGCCTGACGTTTATGCCATCACGCTGGACGGCGAACGAGGCAATAGACCCCACATCCATTCCAGGGAAGAGATTCTACGGGACGCGGTAATTCACCGTTGATTCATTTCGCTTTTTGTTCGCGCGACGATTTTTCTGCCGGCGAGATTTGCTGATTTCTTGCGCGTTCCGCTGCCGCAGATAGTGGAAGTCTGCCCCGCCTCCACGAAAGAGTTACCGCCTGGTACGCGATTATGCGCCTACTGGAGCCAGCAGTATCGTTGCCTCTACCCAGGCACTTCCGTTGAACCGACGGAACCGGATCCAGAGCTTGACGAAAAGTTTGTCAGCGTGGAATTCGATGATGGGGATAGCGGAAGGATTGCTCTGGACGATATCAGGTTGCTGCAGCCAGATTATCCTGTTGTTGGTAAGACTGATTCAGGTTCACCGTTAGCACATTAACGTTTTGGCAGCGGGAATTCTTGTTTTGAAGAAATAAGCGTTGTCGTTGTGAACGAGGATTCTTGTTTTTCGATGGGAACGTGTTAAGATACTAGATTAtatgttatattgtatattaattacaaaaatacttATTGCAGTATTCATATActgtcgaaatatttttatatctatattaatatatcattgAAGTCCCTCGTTATGTAGGGAAGTTATGGCAAATATTGCCCGATGTGAACGTGTTAGGATATTGTATGTGGCGtcctattttaatctataaatgcacGGAACTTTATAACTATTCGTAATTTAATGCGCTGACTACCATGTCATCAATGGCCAATTACATtttccaaattacaagaaaataattataacttgtagAACAAGTGatctcgaataaaaatgttcagtggcgtaaataattagataatagtgtaacataaGAGTTCTGATtccaaataatttataatttttgttcacCTTTGCTACAGAAAGTGTAAACGATACATAAACCGTTGATATTCCGTTAGTTCTACTAGCTTCACCAGCTTTTATAAGACAGTTATTTGGCACATTTTTGTGTGGAAGATATGAAGGTCATTAGCATTTTTTTTccagtaaaattatgtaattatttttgtatagtgtGTTGGATTTAAACCAATTACAACTGCCTTCTCGTCAATCACAATTACGTCCATTTGCAACGAGTTATGAAGTCTTCATAATTTCGTAAAATTAAAACGTATTGACACTTGCAATCCAACATATCACAATCCatgctttataaaatttttagttATAGATCATTTCTGTATACTTAATTTAACCTTGAACCACAGAGTACGATCCGAATCCTTTGTTGTCACTGGGCAAGCGTCGAAGGCAAACCTCGGTGTCAACCGAAGATAAACGATCAACCAGCAACGTTCAAACAACGACCCCGATAAGCACAAACAATTCGACACACACTATTACCTCTACAACGTGTTGTTATGTCTCGTCGTCCGATGGACAGTCGCTGGAACGACCCAAGTCCGATGACGTGGACGCGAAAGATTTGGAAGAGTATCGCGAGAGGAAACGCATGAAGAAGAGAAGGAGGGACAAGCTGAAGAGATTGCAGGAAGCTcaggaaggaaagaaaaagcATAAAAAGCACAAATGTTGCGAAGAACACAGAAAGCATAAGCATAGAAAACATCGAAAACACAAGCACAAACATAGCCACCACAGCAGCAGTCACAGCGATGGAAGCCATGTCAGGTTTGTTCTGTTCTAAAATTAATAACTCGATGAAAGTCCCATGAATCGTCGGTTAAtcgcattgaatttttcacttgggctttattagaattttcctattaatttatcataaaaaataaGATTAGTATTCATTAGTTGTTGTTAATTAAgttctttcaaatttaaatacttcctTAAATAGGGAATTGTGAGATATCGGGGGATATCGTTTCGTATACTATGcaagtttataatttatagaatatataaaagatttaaataatattacagtgAACCTTAGATAATTCCAGaaacttataattttaaaaacaaggGGACAGTTTTTGTTCATATCGAATAAACAAACTACCTTCATTTATCGACTcgagtaacaaaatattttgagTTCACATTATTCGGTCAAATAacaatatcaatgatattttcaccttttacatggtatttttaaatatcttccAGCAGTGGAGAAAGTTGCTGCGGTCAAAAAAGCGAAGAGGAAGCAGTGAAAGAAGTACCAGTGACTACGGTCGACAAGGAAGACGTAGGAACCGAAGATGAGCAAGTACCACAGGAAGAGGTTATAGAGCTCAGTTCTGAACAAATCAAGGAATCTGTTCGCGAGGAAAAGCATGAGAAGCCCAAGAAATCGGATAAAAAGTCGAAGATTCGGGAACGACAGGAATCGGTGGAAAGTCGGAGTAAAATGGCTGCCTTCTTGCCGGCCAGACAGTTATGGGGATGGGCTGGAAAAGGTTATAGAAGACCTGGTGCTAAAGGAAGGGCCAAGAAACAATTCTTCAGAGCGATTCAACGGGGAAGCGAAACTATTCAGATTGGCGACAGCGCAGTATTTTTGTCGACCGGCAGACCGGACAGACCTTACATTGGCCGTATCGAGTCTATGTGGGAAACTTCCAGTTCCAATATGATCGTGAAGGTCAAATGGTTTTATCATCCCGAGGAGACCGTTGGATGCCCGACAAACTTAAAGTACCCGGTGAGAATGCGATTGTGGACATCTTTCTTGATTTTCGATTTTCAACGAACTGGTAGATGCGCTAAGGAAATaagtttaacaatatttttatcgaaaatgCCAAGAGataatctttaaaattttaaccgGTAATATGGACCTCTTATGATCGgtcttgatttttcattgtgagttttctgaaaatctgaatatttttaagatacttaTTATTAGCTCTAAGATAATacacgaataaaattttaaccgaattttcatatcattatCAATCGCATTTTTTCGTTCACCggctaataaaataacaattgttCTGTTCAGGGCGCGCTCTTCGAATCCCCCCACATGGATGAAAACGACGTACAAACAATCTCTCACAAGTGCGAGGTGCTACCACTTGGAGAATATACGGATAAGCTAGGTAAAGAACCACACAGGTACCTAACTATCTACGACAATAACGACATATATTATTTGGCGGGTTACTACGACCCAACCACGTATCTGTTGACTATGCGGCCGGGGGTTGTTTGAGAACAGCTAAAGCTGACGATTAAGCTAACTGGTGTTACTTAATTGTCGTCAgcaatttgaagaaataaatgcgAAAAAACCGAGAAACGCCACACAGTTGAAGCGTGTCGTTTGCGGCAACGAGGGTTTAGACTCCAGCCGTCATCGAGAGATCGCCGGGTGATTTCAGTGCGGTGAAATTGCGCGAAACGTCGCAAGCAAGCTAAAGATGCTTAGCTTACGGACATTGCAGAACTTTTGGAACGTTCAATGAATCGTACAACTGTACTTTCGACGAAACTTGTGAGTTTCAACCGCAAGGCACAAGCATTGTTTAACACTGCAGTAAACGAGACACTTTGTTTGCTTACGTTAACAccgatttttcttttccttgcGATCACACCATCGTTGGTTTGCATTTAATCGAGCCGGATGAATGCGCAACACAGATCAGCGGTCATTGATTAATCGAGACTATTATCTTGCGTTTTTCGTATGTACTTCGtttaatttaacaatgaatGTCTTTACTTCACCGATGAATTTCCAACCGGAAGACACAGTTCTCACGAACACGCAGTTATTCAGTTATCTTGATTCGCAGTGCGAAGATTGCCGAGATGAACGGGTTACGAGCAAAATGTTTCGAGCGTTTTAACACGTGCAATGAAGAGATGTTTCATTGTCCATGAAATATATATCAGAATACCCGGTattgtgatagttttatatacgatACACCGGTGGGTTGACGATCGCGTCAAGGATTCGATCGTCGCAGGGATTCGAATTGAACGAAGCTGGCGTACGAGAAGCAGGAGGCTTGTGCCTTGTGTAACAGAGTCAAAAACAGAAGCGTCCTAAACGGGTCGCtgtttatcaatatttctgTGACACTTGTATTTCGATGGATGATTAACAAACTGCTGGAGAGAGCAGACACAATTTCGAATACATAAAACATTACGTATAGGAGAGATGCAATAAGTATACCGAGTGGCATTACGACAACGCGAAAGAAGCTATAAAGACTCTCGATTAAAGAATGTTTTATTGACtgtgtatataatacatattatagaGTATATGGATGTTGTACATAAACGTTAAATATCTTAACTATAAAGAAACTCGCCTCTAATTGTTAATCGTTAGACCGGTGTTATATAATACTATCGTCCGACCGCAAGAACAAAATGGCGACCGAAAGATTTCCGCGTGGACATTTTTCGTCGGATCTCCGCGGAGCGAAGAAGACGTACGTGTTGTCAAGGTATCGAACCCCGAGTTTTCCAAATAGAGACTCTTTCCTTTCCAATACTCTCGCGTTCCACGCATACACACAGGGATAACAGTATATGTATGTACTTAGATTAAGAACCGCCTGCTCGCGTCTATCCCTTCGGTACTTCATTGTGGTTCGCGTGTTATCCAGTCTTCTGAGGGAAGA
Above is a genomic segment from Nomia melanderi isolate GNS246 chromosome 8, iyNomMela1, whole genome shotgun sequence containing:
- the wge gene encoding BAH domain and coiled-coil containing protein winged eye isoform X5 is translated as MIRVTQQPSGGGGSMLVPPVAQSGDRAVGDTGTRAQQTSGPAAAATLWPLAPAQSNQVPNQQSQGIPPLAATPAPTHSQGVSRYGLYSLFPGGGGGSYVATTPATPGPPTPARAYHATTHKVSESVFSAAVGVGVGGYTWGAPTPPPGSPYSPVPVTQLELLAKNLASLAPPGQQALSLQGVGVNVGSLHHAQHTQHTQHTQHTLNLTGLHHLHHGGLHQNTFSPHLSLVTGNTPTLTINSFSSPNSTGNVVPTTGVVLQEYQSPTGSATGCSVTVNGTTSCPTSSTTSTMVMQGGDQTAGNQVVQATGKKREAFLPSQGQPVKLENKSTRQPCVCRNSGIVVSNAGAGGVPVGIAVARQRLQHQETSTSMRNVSLSHHTSHHASYHHFQPDNLGSSTAMAVGGATLVHCGGPGGEDRPAHLAIPSGALAPSLNATLGSSLNSSLNSSLNSTLGSIGAAASAATAAAAAAAAAWPPTLWQYPAAAAAAAAAAAAMPMEPVGFPQMGVGVQGGLQLVRDPNTGHLLLIHAAEQMQQAVVWPNYSNHNSGNVAPPPLLLPPPPPPPPPPPSLQLLSDIGGARLVLTESKRKQQSTLPIVKIEADCGNSPTTIITSTESTKALQTVTSMTGAIVPDAPLVTTLHYYPHAPALVQISQAEPTHCRSQQRNSFLSKATSPVSCLTPPPEVTTIHAIEPPEVVPPIVGVQDASNQTDSPEPEDQEPPPPQPPTDACVKQEQTSIMSPCQVLNPTNLSAAAANLANLANFEVVAPAPDKVCNVVRIMTTTTTTVNPTVCNFVGKVDKAENTVINMIDCPKYAVTKECRSVTAIDRTIEHVVRHTDRQHDDRGHLDEDDDDEDGLSSRDIRSGPRIIEITEENCDSFHENLEFFGRRRDHHSDRYKERKRSYATESAVEPEAEEEKVVEKYEAEVAKLEDTKVTEIHRHASFTPAEVPKESPKQQEESAESKVPFDSNCDSCGKNQDEFLHTQTPVTRPQITVKSFDMPNIDCDDQEIEKVVVKQEAEESAYDEYAYNCEATSTLEKPKRHSAEKSHPGIENVVEKLKKNAAAALQETAPIRVEELKEKATDNLQRHSEAAPRKLENGLKKHILRSCENVQFDTHEVAKESEVSPPETNSPAHETQPDQFKCSSPTENVACASPVNRLVLSREFFLNDNNNDTRSNNNNIKQTDNNEPVVKKEQNSSVDACKAEGVKCFDSNAHTPKKHRRVTEDAYDLSADNQNLKSRANSKQRLAVDISGLELLSNSIEQLEHLKPDTQSAAVADDIEKSPIRTKIISPHGESNNNNNVDSPLGLLCALAEQRFMEEVGVKVPRKLNLESSEEISRAGRLLLNLGRGSHHEIEEEKSSDKRKYDQTEESGQGSKRFKSDVESEDDESKSNALKYDEKNKKQCEERLQDETMFEEKTRSIEFSERSVRADEEGLEEKPVGKNGPYKNSDYEQFDDPYERCQTNGAYCQRESVEDNLSDSDMESYGHKVSSEVIEAAEDAEEMEEENMDGNRRLSTGDYRDCHDYRNLQAKIDAKKFIARKGHMDNDADWPNMDAMELDMRVRLADIQRQYREKQKELSKLTPKKEEKKSPGRPRKKSHSSSSDHGPLASPPMLEPISSPQKSPAHLSDGAPPPLTSAVLAMPRCNVNLVKLGEPRSHIKLLDSIPSIPIPVPPVVSPITVLPSSKTSQDDDEKSTGGLGYDTSSPAPTVASSSSASKKRKVGRPRKLMCTSGSVRHLTETIVAKKPKSKSSLGYLLSSKNRHLQAKYVSKTAYTPLPFKGGISTMKSSSKNHKSAKLKPKPAKQTPLHNKNVISSILAEKAKLSQELKLEKQSKMKPKLKTEVKVKTWEDDEPSSVLENVLPESAPEEPIKELPVETPESLDAECERSRHEKSKKKKRKSSLSSPSRHKSSDREKKESKRRKSVECKECKECAKAAKAEKPEKTEKPEKTEVVNKCKLTSAHLAIDQLRVLTAMGGLFYAGRLSAVQAPDVYAITLDGERGNRPHIHSREEILRDAIVEVCPASTKELPPGTRLCAYWSQQYRCLYPGTSVEPTEPDPELDEKFVSVEFDDGDSGRIALDDIRLLQPDYPVVEYDPNPLLSLGKRRRQTSVSTEDKRSTSNVQTTTPISTNNSTHTITSTTCCYVSSSDGQSLERPKSDDVDAKDLEEYRERKRMKKRRRDKLKRLQEAQEGKKKHKKHKCCEEHRKHKHRKHRKHKHKHSHHSSSHSDGSHVSSGESCCGQKSEEEAVKEVPVTTVDKEDVGTEDEQVPQEEVIELSSEQIKESVREEKHEKPKKSDKKSKIRERQESVESRSKMAAFLPARQLWGWAGKGYRRPGAKGRAKKQFFRAIQRGSETIQIGDSAVFLSTGRPDRPYIGRIESMWETSSSNMIVKVKWFYHPEETVGCPTNLKYPGALFESPHMDENDVQTISHKCEVLPLGEYTDKLGKEPHRYLTIYDNNDIYYLAGYYDPTTYLLTMRPGVV